The following coding sequences are from one Panthera leo isolate Ple1 chromosome E1, P.leo_Ple1_pat1.1, whole genome shotgun sequence window:
- the SGSH gene encoding N-sulphoglucosamine sulphohydrolase, translating into MRRRGPACWVLLLALGLCRVPGARPRNVLLILADDGGFESGTYNNSAIATPHLDALARRSLVFRNAFTSVSSCSPSRASLLTGLPQHQNGMYGLHQDVHHFNSFDKVQSLPRLLGQAGVRTGIIGKKHVGPEPVYPFDFAYTEENGSVLQVGRNITRIKLLVRKFLRTQDDRPFFLYVAFHDPHRCGHSQPQYGTFCEKFGNGDSGMGRIPDWTPQAYDPQDVVVPYFVPDTPAARADLAAQYTTIGRMDQGVGLVLQELHEAGVLNDTLVIFTSDNGIPFPSGRTNLYWPGTAEPLLVSSPEHTKRWGQVSEAYVSLLDLTPTILDWFSVPYPSYPIFGSKTVRLTGRSLLPALEAEPLWSTVFGSQSHHEVTMAYPMRSVHHRGFRLVHNLNFRMPFPIDQDFYVSPTFQDLLNRTAAGQPTGWYKDLHHYYYRDRWELYDLSQDPHETRNLAADPRYAQVLDLLQTQLAKWQWETHDPWVCAPDGVLEGRLSPQCRPLHNEL; encoded by the exons ATGCGCCGTCGGGGGCCGGCCTGCTGGGTGCTGCTGCTGGCGCTGGGGCTCTGCCGCGTGCCCGGGGCGCGCCCCCGGAACGTGCTGCTGATCCTCG CGGACGATGGGGGCTTCGAGAGCGGCACTTACAACAACAGCGCCATCGCCACCCCTCACCTGGATGCCCTGGCCCGCCGCAGCCTGGTCTTCCGCAATGCCTTCACCTCCGTCAGCAGCTGCTCTCCCAGCCGCGCCAGTCTGCTCACTGGCCTGCCCCAG CATCAGAACGGGATGTACGGCTTGCATCAGGACGTCCACCACTTCAACTCCTTTGACAAGGTGCAGAGTCTGCCGCGGCTGCTCGGCCAGGCCGGCGTTCGCACAG GCATCATTGGGAAGAAGCACGTGGGGCCCGAGCCGGTGTACCCGTTTGACTTCGCCTACACGGAGGAGAACGGCTCTGTCCTCCAGGTAGGACGCAACATCACCAGAATTAAGCTGCTCGTCCGGAAATTCCTGCGGACTCAGGATGACAG GCCCTTCTTCCTCTACGTCGCCTTCCACGACCCCCACCGCTGTGGGCACTCCCAGCCCCAGTACGGGACCTTCTGTGAGAAGTTTGGCAACGGGGACAGCGGCATGGGGCGGATCCCAGACTGGACCCCCCAGGCCTACGACCCACAGGACGTGGTG GTGCCCTACTTCGTCCCCGACACTCCCGCAGCCCGAGCTGACCTAGCCGCCCAGTATACCACCATCGGCCGCATGGACCAAG GGGTGGGACTCGTGCTCCAGGAGCTGCATGAGGCAGGTGTCCTGAATGACACCCTGGTGATCTTCACGTCCGACAACGGGATCCCCTTCCCCAGCGGCAGGACCAACCTGTACTGGCCGGGCACCGCCGAACCCTTGCTGGTGTCGTCCCCAGAGCACACGAAACGCTGGGGCCAGGTCAGCGAGGCCTACGTGAGCCTCCTAG ACCTCACGCCCACCATCTTGGATTGGTTCTCCGTCCCTTACCCGAGCTACCCCATCTTTGGCTCGAAGACCGTCCGGCTCACCGGCCGGTCCCTCCTGCCGGCGCTGGAGGCAGAGCCCCTCTGGAGCACCGTCTTTGGCAGCCAGAGCCACCACGAGGTCACCATGGCCTACCCCATGCGCTCCGTGCACCACCGGGGCTTCCGCCTGGTGCACAACCTGAACTTCAGGATGCCCTTTCCCATCGACCAGGACTTCTACGTGTCGCCCACCTTTCAGGACCTCCTGAATCGCACCGCGGCCGGCCAGCCCACGGGCTGGTACAAGGACCTCCATCACTACTACTACCGGGACCGTTGGGAGCTCTACGACCTCAGCCAGGACCCCCACGAGACCCGGAACCTGGCCGCTGATCCACGCTATGCCCAGGTTCTGGACCTGCTCCAGACCCAGCTGGCCAAGTGGCAGTGGGAGACCCACGACCCCTGGGTGTGTGCTCCCGATGGTGTCCTGGAGGGGAGGCTCTCTCCCCAGTGCCGGCCGCTCCACAATGAGCTGTGA